The following proteins are co-located in the Fusobacteria bacterium ZRK30 genome:
- a CDS encoding molybdopterin biosynthesis protein: MRNTFIDNISLEETKPLFFNRIEKYSKKEIISTEKSLGRITSSPVFANVSSPNFNASAMDGILVRSKDTETASETNPVILKKGNDFLYVNTGNPIKSKFDAVIMIEEVVELENGDVRIIKSAYPYQHIRNVGEDIIKNDMILPSFHEIRPEDIGALFAGGIFEIEVIKKPEVAIIPTGSEIVEDYRNLKVGDIIDSNSRMFEAMITMSGGEPYRYSPVRDEKELLKKNILDAVEKNDVVIINAGSSAGTHDYTKSLIEELGEVIIHGIAIKPGKPTILGFIKNKPVIGIPGYPVSAYFVYQQFVKSLLEKMLCRNDEKEIIVKASLSKRIHSSLKHKEFVRMTLGYVGGKLVATPLDRGAGVSMSLVKADGILVISRNNEGHDIGEEVEIRLLKPLSAIKKSIVVIGSNDPIMDRISDKVRLSLSHVGSFGGVLALKKKETTIAPIHMLDSKSGDYNIDVLNKYFPSGDVALIKGIKREQGLIVPKGNPKNIKGIEDLTRNDLTFMNRQRGAGTRILLDYNLEKLGIDNNDIKGYEREATTHLAAAMSVKSSTCDLALGVKSAADILDLDFISVDYEDYDFAVLKDSLEDERVLKFIEYIRSEEFSKEVENIPGYKLENQGEIIEF; this comes from the coding sequence TTGAGAAATACATTTATAGATAATATCAGCTTAGAAGAAACTAAACCACTGTTTTTTAACAGGATAGAAAAATACAGTAAAAAGGAGATAATCTCCACGGAAAAATCTTTGGGAAGGATAACATCGTCACCTGTTTTTGCCAATGTATCATCTCCTAATTTTAATGCTTCAGCCATGGATGGAATATTAGTCAGATCAAAAGATACAGAGACGGCCAGTGAAACTAATCCTGTAATCTTAAAAAAAGGGAACGATTTTCTCTATGTGAATACAGGAAATCCTATTAAGAGTAAATTTGATGCTGTCATAATGATAGAGGAAGTAGTGGAACTTGAAAATGGAGATGTCAGAATAATAAAATCGGCATATCCATATCAGCATATCAGAAATGTCGGAGAAGATATAATAAAAAATGATATGATCTTACCTTCGTTTCACGAGATCAGACCAGAGGATATCGGAGCTTTATTTGCCGGGGGAATATTTGAGATAGAGGTAATTAAAAAGCCAGAAGTTGCAATTATTCCAACGGGAAGTGAGATAGTAGAAGACTATAGAAATCTAAAGGTAGGAGATATAATAGATTCTAACTCTAGGATGTTTGAGGCTATGATTACCATGTCAGGAGGAGAGCCATACAGATATTCACCTGTTCGGGATGAGAAGGAGTTATTGAAGAAAAATATATTAGATGCCGTGGAAAAAAATGATGTGGTAATAATCAATGCAGGATCATCAGCAGGAACCCATGATTATACTAAATCTCTCATAGAAGAATTAGGAGAGGTAATAATCCATGGTATAGCTATCAAACCAGGGAAGCCGACTATATTGGGATTTATTAAGAACAAACCTGTAATAGGAATACCGGGATACCCGGTATCAGCATATTTTGTTTACCAGCAGTTTGTAAAATCACTCCTAGAGAAGATGTTATGCAGGAATGATGAAAAGGAAATCATAGTAAAAGCCAGTTTATCTAAGAGGATACACTCATCGTTAAAGCATAAGGAATTTGTTCGTATGACCTTAGGTTATGTAGGTGGAAAATTAGTTGCAACTCCCCTAGACAGGGGAGCAGGTGTCAGTATGAGTCTGGTAAAAGCTGATGGAATCCTTGTGATCTCCAGGAATAACGAGGGACATGATATAGGTGAAGAGGTAGAGATAAGATTACTTAAGCCGCTCTCAGCTATAAAAAAATCCATAGTAGTAATTGGAAGTAATGATCCTATAATGGACAGGATTTCTGACAAGGTAAGGTTGTCCCTATCTCATGTAGGAAGTTTTGGTGGGGTGTTGGCCCTAAAGAAAAAGGAAACTACCATAGCTCCTATCCATATGCTGGACAGTAAAAGCGGGGATTACAATATAGATGTTTTAAATAAATATTTCCCTTCTGGAGATGTGGCATTAATAAAAGGAATAAAGAGGGAACAGGGACTGATAGTTCCTAAAGGAAACCCAAAGAATATAAAAGGAATAGAAGACCTGACCCGGAATGATCTGACATTTATGAACAGACAAAGGGGAGCAGGAACCCGTATTCTTTTGGATTATAATCTGGAAAAATTAGGTATAGATAATAACGATATAAAGGGATATGAAAGGGAAGCTACAACTCATTTGGCAGCAGCAATGTCGGTGAAGTCTTCGACCTGTGACCTGGCTTTAGGAGTTAAATCCGCAGCAGATATATTGGATCTTGATTTTATATCTGTAGATTATGAAGATTATGATTTTGCAGTTTTAAAGGACAGTTTAGAAGATGAAAGAGTTTTAAAATTTATTGAATATATAAGATCGGAAGAGTTTTCTAAGGAAGTGGAAAATATACCGGGATATAAATTAGAAAATCAGGGAGAGATAATAGAGTTTTAG
- a CDS encoding molybdopterin molybdotransferase MoeA — translation MNFLKVTDIDEIEELILKKIPTLKGKKETCKLEESLGRVLCENVVASVNVPEFNRSTVDGYAIKSKESLGASQGIPAFFTIKGEVLMGEDTSKKLERGEAVYVPTGAMIPEGADSMIMIEYCEILEDTLLVHKPVSSFENIMLMGEDVKSDDIILKKGSTITPENIGALASLGIYDLPVFKKFKFSIISTGDEIIGEDEEYKMGKIRDVNSYTLSLAIQKFGVVIEKKIVKDNFDTILEEVKKSTEKSDIVLISGGSSAGNYDYTSKVISLLDGGEVFVHGISIKPGKPTIIGKSHDKLIFGLPGHPISSMVVFNIVVKKLIESLYFFEDKDDYYYGTLSHNLHSTPGRTTYQMINKTIENNEIVINPIFGKSGMTTLMTKSNGYIILENNIEGLEKGSRVKVYRF, via the coding sequence ATGAATTTTTTGAAGGTAACGGATATAGATGAGATAGAGGAATTAATTTTAAAAAAGATACCAACACTTAAAGGAAAAAAAGAGACATGTAAATTGGAAGAGTCATTAGGCAGAGTACTGTGTGAAAACGTTGTAGCCAGTGTCAATGTCCCTGAATTTAATAGGTCTACAGTGGATGGATATGCTATAAAATCTAAGGAATCCCTGGGAGCTTCCCAGGGTATACCTGCATTTTTCACCATAAAAGGTGAAGTTTTGATGGGGGAAGATACCTCTAAAAAATTAGAAAGGGGAGAAGCCGTATATGTCCCTACAGGGGCTATGATTCCGGAAGGAGCAGACTCTATGATCATGATAGAGTATTGTGAGATATTAGAGGATACTTTATTGGTCCATAAACCGGTAAGCAGTTTTGAAAATATAATGCTTATGGGAGAAGATGTAAAGTCAGATGACATTATCCTGAAAAAAGGATCAACTATAACCCCTGAAAATATAGGGGCTTTGGCATCTCTTGGGATATATGACCTGCCTGTATTTAAAAAATTCAAATTTTCTATAATTTCTACAGGAGATGAGATCATAGGGGAAGATGAAGAGTACAAGATGGGGAAAATCAGGGATGTGAACTCCTACACCCTTTCTCTGGCTATCCAGAAATTTGGAGTTGTGATAGAGAAAAAAATAGTGAAAGATAATTTTGATACTATACTGGAAGAGGTAAAAAAATCCACTGAAAAATCAGATATAGTTCTCATATCAGGGGGGAGTTCTGCAGGGAATTATGACTATACAAGTAAGGTGATCTCCCTACTGGACGGGGGAGAAGTTTTCGTTCATGGGATTTCGATAAAACCGGGAAAACCGACTATTATTGGTAAATCTCACGATAAACTTATCTTTGGGTTGCCCGGGCATCCTATTTCCTCCATGGTTGTTTTTAATATTGTTGTAAAAAAACTTATTGAAAGCCTATATTTTTTCGAGGATAAAGATGATTACTACTATGGAACTTTATCCCATAACCTTCATTCTACCCCTGGGCGAACAACATATCAGATGATTAACAAAACTATTGAAAACAATGAGATAGTCATTAATCCTATTTTCGGGAAATCAGGGATGACCACCCTTATGACTAAATCCAACGGATATATAATATTGGAAAACAATATAGAGGGATTGGAAAAGGGAAGCAGGGTAAAGGTATATAGATTTTAG
- a CDS encoding MogA/MoaB family molybdenum cofactor biosynthesis protein codes for MIRRGEVMRVGIVCMSDKGSKGEREDLSTKVIIECVEKFGYEVIVSDLIPDEEDLIESKLLEVVERGDIDLILTTGGTGFSPRDVTPEATLRVIERLTPGIPEAMRAFSMKITNRGMLSRGVAGIRKDTLIINLPGSPKAVREILEYMLEPIDHGLEILLRKTGDCARK; via the coding sequence ATGATAAGAAGAGGTGAGGTCATGAGGGTTGGAATAGTTTGTATGAGTGACAAGGGGTCTAAAGGAGAGAGGGAAGACCTGAGTACAAAAGTAATTATAGAGTGTGTAGAAAAATTTGGATATGAAGTTATTGTGTCAGATCTCATTCCAGATGAAGAAGATCTTATAGAAAGTAAGCTTCTAGAGGTGGTAGAGAGAGGAGATATAGATCTAATTTTAACCACAGGGGGAACAGGGTTTTCTCCAAGGGATGTAACACCAGAAGCAACTCTAAGAGTGATAGAGAGACTGACACCTGGGATACCAGAGGCTATGAGAGCCTTTAGTATGAAGATCACTAATCGCGGGATGTTGTCAAGGGGTGTTGCAGGAATCAGGAAGGATACGTTGATAATTAATCTTCCTGGAAGCCCTAAAGCAGTACGGGAGATATTAGAATATATGTTAGAACCGATAGATCACGGTCTAGAAATTTTATTGAGAAAAACAGGAGACTGTGCCAGAAAGTAG
- a CDS encoding GNAT family N-acetyltransferase, whose protein sequence is MIKIISSSEIYEEFIKDLIDRTILEERKIPFKNKEIYVNERPVDSVYIALVAGEPVGFFSMWLNNFHPNTLYFNMIVDKKYRRSKIGTNMYKYIESLGGGFSYLQSSFYETYLTGSDFLEDLGFKLYRSTHEPQIDTSRVEINKQKIEDYINKHDLEVLALSDIKSDNELKEVFKLAKGCYTQSHLDNPVKEVSIETWGKIVKEDLIAQGSFILKKEKRIIAFALMYENDQLGMDLGWRGVAEEYDFMRYESVEVLTNLQIGYTKKSGKRILYLEIDSTDKWSLEMMKFLKLKKTNRWLSYQKKTAMKEI, encoded by the coding sequence ATGATAAAAATAATCTCTTCATCGGAAATATACGAAGAATTCATCAAAGATCTTATTGATAGAACTATCTTAGAAGAGAGAAAAATTCCTTTCAAGAATAAAGAGATCTATGTGAATGAAAGACCTGTTGATTCAGTATATATAGCTTTAGTTGCTGGAGAACCTGTCGGTTTTTTTAGTATGTGGCTAAATAATTTTCATCCAAATACTCTTTATTTCAATATGATTGTGGATAAAAAATATAGAAGAAGTAAAATTGGAACCAATATGTATAAATATATTGAAAGTTTAGGCGGTGGTTTCTCATATTTACAGAGTTCATTTTATGAAACATATTTAACTGGATCAGATTTTTTAGAAGATCTAGGTTTCAAGCTATACAGATCTACTCATGAACCTCAGATAGATACTTCGAGAGTTGAAATTAATAAACAGAAGATAGAAGATTATATAAATAAACATGATTTAGAAGTTTTAGCACTATCAGATATTAAATCTGACAATGAGTTGAAAGAAGTCTTTAAATTAGCAAAAGGTTGCTATACTCAATCACACCTTGATAATCCAGTAAAGGAAGTCAGTATAGAAACATGGGGAAAGATAGTTAAAGAAGATTTAATTGCACAAGGTTCATTTATTTTAAAAAAAGAAAAAAGAATAATCGCCTTCGCTTTAATGTATGAAAATGACCAATTAGGAATGGATTTAGGGTGGAGAGGTGTAGCTGAAGAATATGATTTTATGAGGTATGAAAGTGTTGAAGTTTTAACTAACCTACAGATTGGATACACAAAGAAGAGTGGGAAAAGAATATTGTATTTAGAGATTGACAGCACAGATAAATGGTCGTTAGAAATGATGAAATTTTTAAAGCTAAAAAAGACTAATAGATGGCTATCATATCAGAAAAAAACTGCAATGAAAGAAATTTGA
- a CDS encoding ATP-binding cassette domain-containing protein, which translates to MIKDIQIRGLKKKFNRKEILNIPELTFKHGGISYLLGENGAGKSTLLNILAKVDKDYQGKIGDSFTEDEISLVDANPYMLKGDVYKNIAYPLKIRKRANIEKSMSALLDIFNLNGLKNKEASKLSSGETQKVAIVRALSFSPKLLMLDEPTANLDRSAKLELIDILKNYNQQGNTIIVVTHDHSFFENLKGEKIVLEKLGME; encoded by the coding sequence ATGATAAAGGATATTCAGATTAGAGGTTTAAAAAAAAAATTTAACAGGAAAGAGATTTTAAATATTCCTGAACTTACGTTTAAACATGGCGGGATTAGTTATCTGCTTGGAGAAAACGGAGCAGGGAAATCTACCCTGTTAAATATTTTAGCCAAGGTAGATAAGGACTATCAGGGTAAAATAGGTGACTCTTTTACAGAAGATGAGATCTCATTGGTAGATGCAAACCCATATATGCTCAAAGGAGATGTCTATAAAAATATTGCATACCCGTTGAAGATCAGAAAAAGAGCAAATATAGAGAAGAGTATGTCAGCTCTTTTAGATATATTTAATTTAAATGGATTAAAAAATAAGGAAGCTTCTAAACTTTCCAGCGGGGAAACCCAGAAAGTTGCAATTGTAAGGGCACTCTCATTTTCTCCAAAACTGTTGATGTTGGATGAACCTACGGCAAACCTGGATAGATCAGCTAAACTTGAACTTATAGATATTTTAAAAAATTATAACCAGCAGGGGAATACAATAATTGTTGTAACCCATGATCATAGTTTTTTTGAAAATCTAAAGGGGGAAAAAATAGTTCTGGAGAAATTAGGAATGGAATAA
- a CDS encoding MOSC domain-containing protein — protein MSNIKGKIVAINISETKGVVKQPIKSGMFKVDHGLVGDAHAGNWHRQVSLLDNSSIKKLKNLDGVGFCTGKFAENLTTEGMVLYEIPVGTKLKIGETLQEVTQIGKDCHVGCEIRKLVGDCVMPREGIFTKILKGGEIKEGDLIEVLED, from the coding sequence ATGAGTAATATAAAAGGAAAGATAGTTGCAATAAATATAAGTGAAACAAAGGGTGTAGTAAAACAGCCTATAAAAAGCGGAATGTTTAAGGTAGATCATGGTTTGGTAGGAGATGCCCATGCCGGTAACTGGCATAGACAGGTTAGTCTACTAGATAACTCCAGCATAAAAAAATTAAAGAATTTAGACGGAGTAGGGTTTTGTACAGGTAAATTTGCTGAAAACCTTACAACAGAAGGAATGGTTCTATATGAAATACCAGTTGGGACAAAGTTAAAGATTGGTGAAACACTACAAGAGGTAACTCAGATAGGGAAAGACTGTCATGTAGGGTGTGAGATAAGAAAATTAGTAGGAGACTGCGTGATGCCTAGAGAGGGCATATTTACTAAGATCTTAAAGGGTGGAGAAATAAAAGAGGGCGATTTAATAGAAGTTTTAGAAGATTAG
- a CDS encoding ABC transporter permease — protein MDYILNGFIRAFQLIISLNKELYEVIFLSIGVAFISTTIISVIFIPIGLKLGLKKFKGEVFFARTIFSLMGVPSVVVGLIVALILSRNSVFGFLELLYTPTAIVIAQSFLILPLCLSLTYTLSRSKARKINRVGKILGGRRKDRLFLILFELKDELLIIVITCFSRAITEVGAVMIVGGNLKGSTRVMTTSISMLNSMGDYSTGIALGIILLGITFLINNFIYVHKIEVNN, from the coding sequence ATGGATTATATATTAAATGGATTTATAAGGGCATTTCAACTGATAATTTCTTTAAATAAGGAGTTGTATGAAGTTATTTTCCTTTCAATAGGGGTTGCCTTTATTTCAACAACAATAATTTCAGTTATATTTATACCTATAGGATTAAAGTTGGGGCTGAAAAAATTTAAAGGAGAAGTTTTTTTTGCCAGAACAATATTCTCTTTGATGGGAGTTCCGTCAGTAGTAGTAGGTTTGATAGTAGCTTTAATTTTATCTAGAAACTCAGTATTTGGTTTTTTAGAACTACTGTATACACCTACAGCTATTGTAATAGCCCAGTCATTTTTAATCCTGCCTCTGTGTCTCAGTCTGACCTATACACTGAGCCGGTCCAAGGCACGAAAAATAAACAGGGTAGGAAAAATACTGGGCGGCAGGAGAAAAGACAGGTTATTTTTAATCCTATTTGAGCTGAAAGATGAGCTGCTGATAATAGTTATAACTTGCTTTTCTCGTGCGATAACAGAGGTAGGGGCAGTAATGATTGTAGGAGGGAACCTTAAGGGTTCTACCAGAGTGATGACGACCTCTATCTCTATGTTAAACTCAATGGGAGATTATTCTACAGGAATAGCCTTAGGGATAATATTATTGGGGATTACATTTTTAATTAACAATTTCATATATGTTCATAAGATCGAGGTGAATAACTAG
- the moaA gene encoding GTP 3',8-cyclase MoaA → MLDSYSRDIDYLRISLTDSCNFKCKYCSPCDNIHRFEKNMSQQQIIDLVKLFSKMGIKKIRLTGGEPLLRKDLIEIVRGIKGIDGIEEIAMTSNGLLLSDKLDELKKAGLDRVNLSLDTFKREKFKGITGVDGLGKILLSIDKLEELNMVPVKINCVLINDFNSDEIGEFIKFTKDREVQVRFIELMTMGDNIEWGKGKHYSEAEVIKKYRELKFYREENIAKIYKTSGSKGEIGFISPNSNKFCSTCNRIRITSEGKLKLCLHSDTEYDLLEVLAEKDPMGALKEIMGEKPKEHKLDEKKYIKKNMVSIGG, encoded by the coding sequence ATGTTAGATTCATATAGTAGAGATATAGACTACTTAAGAATTTCATTGACAGATAGTTGTAATTTTAAGTGTAAATACTGCAGTCCCTGTGATAATATACATCGTTTTGAAAAGAATATGTCACAGCAGCAGATCATTGATTTGGTAAAATTATTTTCAAAAATGGGAATAAAAAAAATCAGGTTAACAGGAGGAGAACCTCTGTTAAGAAAAGATTTGATAGAGATAGTTAGGGGAATAAAGGGGATAGATGGGATAGAAGAGATTGCCATGACCAGCAATGGGCTGTTGTTATCAGATAAATTAGATGAGTTAAAAAAAGCGGGACTAGACAGGGTAAACTTAAGCCTGGATACATTTAAAAGGGAGAAATTTAAAGGTATAACAGGGGTAGATGGTTTAGGTAAAATTTTATTGTCTATAGATAAATTAGAAGAGTTGAATATGGTTCCTGTAAAGATAAATTGTGTTTTAATCAATGATTTCAACAGTGATGAAATAGGAGAGTTTATAAAATTTACCAAAGATCGGGAAGTTCAGGTAAGGTTTATTGAATTGATGACAATGGGAGATAATATAGAGTGGGGTAAGGGGAAACATTATTCAGAAGCAGAAGTTATAAAAAAATACAGGGAATTAAAATTTTACAGGGAAGAAAATATAGCTAAAATTTATAAAACATCAGGTTCAAAGGGAGAGATAGGATTTATATCTCCTAATTCAAATAAATTTTGTTCTACCTGCAATAGGATAAGGATAACTTCTGAGGGTAAGTTAAAACTGTGTTTACATTCTGATACAGAGTATGACCTGTTAGAGGTTTTGGCTGAGAAAGATCCTATGGGAGCCCTAAAAGAAATTATGGGGGAAAAACCGAAAGAACATAAGTTAGATGAAAAAAAATATATAAAAAAAAATATGGTAAGTATAGGTGGTTAA